The following proteins come from a genomic window of Thermoproteus sp.:
- a CDS encoding tyrosine--tRNA ligase, producing the protein MDLEERLRLITRYPTEEVLTLDELKGLLESGYKLNHYIGFEISGYIHIGTGLVSMAKVVDLQKAGVRPTIFLADIHSWLNNKLGGDLEAIRRVAVSYYTQAFKKIIEALGGDPDGVRFVLGSDLYHNNDEYWFLLMDIVRNLTLSEVRHSLTILGRKMGDSIPLAYLVYPPLQVADVFALGAHIPHGGIDQRRAHILAREVALKTRFYPLTVDGKRIKPVALHHKLLPALNISERPKSKEELSEMKMSKSIPQSAIFVHDAPDSIREKISKAYCPPRDAEYNPVLEILHISAFREERKSPFVLERPAKYGGPLEFWSYEELEKAYISGQIHPADLKAATANALIEALRPIREFFEGPGAKILDEMKDLLVVTR; encoded by the coding sequence ATGGACCTCGAGGAGAGGCTTAGGCTGATTACTAGATACCCCACTGAGGAGGTCTTAACGCTTGACGAGTTAAAGGGCCTTTTGGAGTCTGGCTACAAGCTCAATCACTACATAGGCTTTGAGATATCCGGATATATCCACATAGGGACTGGACTCGTCAGTATGGCTAAGGTGGTGGACCTCCAAAAGGCCGGCGTAAGGCCGACGATATTTCTAGCCGATATACACTCGTGGCTTAACAACAAGCTGGGGGGCGATTTAGAGGCCATAAGAAGAGTCGCTGTGTCTTATTACACCCAAGCCTTCAAGAAGATAATTGAGGCTCTCGGAGGGGACCCAGACGGCGTTAGGTTCGTCTTGGGGTCCGACCTATATCACAACAACGACGAGTATTGGTTCTTGCTTATGGACATCGTGAGGAACTTAACCCTCTCAGAAGTGCGCCACAGCCTGACTATATTGGGCAGGAAGATGGGGGACTCGATACCTCTGGCATATTTGGTCTACCCGCCGCTTCAAGTCGCCGATGTGTTCGCGTTAGGCGCCCACATACCGCACGGCGGCATAGACCAAAGGAGGGCTCACATACTTGCGCGCGAGGTTGCCCTCAAGACGCGGTTCTATCCGCTTACAGTAGACGGCAAGAGGATAAAGCCGGTGGCGCTACATCACAAGCTCCTGCCCGCTTTAAATATATCCGAGAGGCCTAAAAGCAAAGAGGAATTGAGCGAAATGAAAATGTCTAAATCTATCCCGCAAAGCGCGATCTTCGTACACGACGCCCCGGACTCCATAAGGGAGAAGATATCTAAGGCCTACTGCCCGCCTAGAGACGCCGAGTACAACCCCGTATTGGAGATCTTACATATATCAGCCTTTAGGGAGGAGAGGAAAAGCCCGTTCGTGCTGGAGAGGCCGGCTAAATACGGCGGTCCCCTAGAGTTTTGGAGTTATGAAGAGCTCGAAAAGGCCTACATCTCCGGCCAGATACATCCGGCCGACCTAAAGGCGGCGACGGCCAACGCGTTAATAGAGGCGCTGAGGCCCATCCGCGAATTCTTTGAGGGGCCGGGCGCCAAAATCCTGGACGAGATGAAGGACTTGTTGGTAGTCACTAGGTGA
- a CDS encoding DUF371 domain-containing protein, with product MRVASDVIIARGHVNITARNKRTLEVTRDPYVTRSGDCIIACCADKAGPSLARELREALRRPGVVEVVIEAGGVYEVVRGRTPLSAPDNPHRLVMRKSNFVDDSTLMVAADKAAADLSRRLVEALRKEIIVKVTIRAWTSEGF from the coding sequence ATGCGCGTAGCCAGCGACGTAATAATCGCGAGGGGGCATGTCAACATAACTGCGAGGAACAAGAGGACTCTAGAAGTCACGAGAGACCCCTACGTGACGAGGAGTGGCGACTGTATTATAGCTTGTTGCGCCGATAAGGCGGGCCCTTCGCTCGCCAGAGAGCTAAGAGAGGCGTTGAGGCGGCCTGGCGTCGTCGAGGTGGTCATAGAGGCCGGAGGCGTCTACGAGGTGGTGAGAGGCAGGACTCCCCTCTCGGCTCCCGATAATCCCCATAGGTTGGTCATGAGGAAGAGCAACTTCGTCGACGACTCGACGTTGATGGTCGCAGCGGACAAGGCGGCCGCCGATCTATCGCGAAGACTAGTGGAGGCCTTGAGGAAAGAAATAATAGTGAAGGTAACAATACGGGCATGGACATCAGAGGGCTTTTAG
- a CDS encoding phosphatidate cytidylyltransferase, with translation MDIRGLLVRKAFHIVGAVLLAVPLFVDVSVSIYYAALALVAGVFYSIQVKRPQLLLDLRQDIFRSLENVFDNLDRIVPVGRADLKLQYDLLLSSIEKAIEAAERDYEKRGGYLGLLMGAVGVLISYNVFGASHLAPAVVGLAVYDTFSALVGTALGKHKLPGSNATFEGILGGSAPTLAVLTALGYKPLVSLIITLFIIPAEAYGIEDNLVVPIAASAAAYLAGFI, from the coding sequence ATGGACATCAGAGGGCTTTTAGTGAGGAAGGCCTTCCATATAGTCGGCGCGGTCCTTCTCGCCGTCCCTCTTTTCGTGGACGTCTCGGTGTCGATATATTACGCGGCATTGGCGCTAGTAGCTGGCGTTTTCTATTCCATACAGGTAAAACGACCTCAATTACTCCTCGACTTAAGACAAGATATTTTTAGGAGCTTGGAGAACGTCTTCGACAACCTCGATAGGATCGTGCCGGTCGGCCGCGCCGATTTAAAGCTACAATACGACTTACTGTTGAGCTCCATAGAGAAGGCCATAGAGGCCGCCGAGAGGGACTACGAAAAACGCGGCGGCTATCTAGGGCTCTTGATGGGGGCCGTGGGGGTTCTGATATCCTATAACGTCTTCGGCGCTAGCCACTTGGCGCCCGCCGTTGTGGGGCTGGCGGTATACGATACATTCTCGGCACTTGTGGGGACCGCCCTCGGCAAGCATAAACTGCCTGGCTCCAACGCGACCTTTGAGGGAATTTTAGGAGGCTCTGCGCCCACATTGGCCGTGCTGACCGCTTTGGGCTATAAGCCTCTTGTATCCCTAATAATAACTCTATTTATAATACCGGCAGAAGCTTATGGAATTGAAGACAACTTAGTCGTGCCCATCGCCGCATCTGCCGCCGCATATCTGGCTGGGTTTATTTGA
- a CDS encoding PIN domain nuclease, translating into MSCFVLDASALFHGRDLRLFQGSRLLTTKYVLEEIKDVRAQAALEILNVEVVDIDEKELAAYSKAGLSRADASVLALAHKTGCVLLTDDVRLAKAARRLGVKAKGFYFVK; encoded by the coding sequence ATGAGCTGCTTCGTGTTAGACGCAAGCGCTTTGTTTCACGGTAGAGATCTGAGGCTCTTCCAAGGTTCGCGCCTATTGACTACTAAATACGTCCTAGAGGAGATAAAAGACGTAAGGGCACAAGCGGCGTTGGAGATACTCAACGTCGAGGTCGTCGATATAGACGAGAAGGAACTTGCGGCATACTCTAAGGCAGGGCTAAGCAGAGCGGACGCCTCTGTGTTGGCGCTAGCCCATAAGACCGGTTGCGTGCTCTTGACAGACGATGTGAGGTTGGCCAAAGCCGCGAGGAGGCTAGGCGTTAAGGCCAAAGGTTTTTATTTCGTCAAATAA
- a CDS encoding NAD(+)/NADH kinase, whose product MISIAYRVDLADVANKLKSLLGASDVDCSKRPDVTVVVGGDGTLLETIHRYPCVLDSLVVHIGGGRINFYRSVRIGEMKLEEIAKRVLSSEFNVVELPTIDAGCTAVNEVVIRNVDYRKLLSFKIVGGTQIVSGRADGVIVATPQGSTGYAISTWGPIVDYRLAAFVISFLAPYTLHLRPLVVPQEPLEVLTAQEAELTCDGYDVQRGRSFHIRRGGRNLKLVVFGEYDFYERVSARLLSQ is encoded by the coding sequence GTGATCTCCATAGCATATCGCGTAGATCTAGCCGATGTGGCCAACAAGTTGAAGTCGCTGTTGGGAGCCTCCGATGTGGATTGCTCGAAACGTCCCGATGTGACTGTAGTGGTCGGCGGCGACGGCACTCTGTTGGAGACTATACACAGATATCCTTGTGTGTTGGACTCATTGGTGGTACATATAGGCGGGGGGCGTATAAACTTCTATAGGAGTGTTAGAATAGGGGAAATGAAGCTGGAGGAAATCGCCAAGCGGGTCCTTTCAAGCGAATTCAACGTGGTCGAATTGCCGACAATAGATGCAGGCTGTACGGCGGTCAACGAGGTCGTGATTCGAAACGTCGACTATAGAAAGCTCCTCTCCTTCAAAATAGTGGGCGGCACCCAAATAGTTAGCGGACGCGCCGACGGAGTCATCGTGGCTACCCCCCAGGGATCAACCGGCTATGCCATATCCACATGGGGCCCCATAGTCGACTATAGACTGGCCGCCTTTGTTATATCATTTCTGGCTCCCTATACGCTCCACCTAAGGCCCCTCGTAGTGCCCCAAGAGCCTCTTGAAGTCCTCACGGCGCAGGAAGCCGAGCTGACTTGCGACGGTTACGACGTCCAGAGGGGCAGGTCCTTCCACATTAGGAGGGGCGGCCGTAATTTAAAGCTCGTGGTGTTCGGCGAGTACGACTTCTACGAGAGGGTATCCGCCAGGCTGTTATCGCAATGA